The following proteins are encoded in a genomic region of Burkholderia stabilis:
- a CDS encoding electron transfer flavoprotein-ubiquinone oxidoreductase translates to MEYDVVIVGGGPAGLSAAIRLKQLAAEKGTEIGVCVLEKGSEIGAHILSGAVMDPRAINELFPDWKERGAPLDVEVTEDRFLFLSEKSAVTTPIWALPANFQNHGNYVISLGNVTRWLGAQAEALGVEIFPGFPAAEILYNDDGSVKGVATGNMGVGKDGEPTENFQLGMELHAKYTLFAEGCRGHLGRQLISKFKLDANADPQAYGIGIKELWEIDPAKHKPGLVIHTAGWPLKSDTYGGSFLYHMDNNQVVVGFVVGLGYTNPYLSPFEEFQRYKTHPSIRAFLEGGKRVSYGARAITAGGLLSLPKTVFPGGALIGDDAGFLNASRIKGSHAAIKTGMLAADAAFDAVQAGRQSDELNAYPDAFKQSWLYTELYRARNFKQWMAKGLYLGTLMVGLEQKVMGGNVPWTLRHKHADHEMLKPASQCEPIEYPKPDGKLTFDRLSSVFISNTNHEENQPAHLTLKDANVPVNVNLHTYAGPEGRFCPAAVYEFVKNDDGSDRLVINAQNCVHCKTCDIKDPTQNIVWVTPEGGGGPNYPNM, encoded by the coding sequence ATGGAATACGACGTCGTGATCGTCGGCGGCGGCCCCGCCGGGCTGTCGGCGGCGATCCGGCTCAAGCAGCTGGCCGCCGAGAAAGGCACCGAGATCGGCGTGTGCGTGCTCGAGAAGGGTTCCGAGATCGGCGCGCATATCCTGTCGGGCGCGGTGATGGACCCGCGTGCGATCAACGAACTGTTCCCCGACTGGAAGGAGCGCGGCGCGCCGCTCGACGTCGAGGTGACGGAAGACCGCTTCCTGTTCCTGTCCGAAAAGAGCGCAGTTACGACGCCGATCTGGGCGCTGCCCGCCAACTTCCAGAACCACGGCAACTACGTGATTTCGCTGGGCAACGTGACGCGCTGGCTTGGGGCACAGGCGGAAGCGCTGGGCGTCGAGATTTTCCCCGGCTTCCCGGCCGCCGAGATTCTCTACAACGACGACGGCTCGGTAAAAGGCGTCGCGACCGGCAACATGGGCGTGGGCAAGGACGGCGAACCGACCGAGAACTTCCAGCTCGGCATGGAGCTGCACGCGAAGTACACGCTGTTCGCCGAAGGCTGCCGCGGCCACCTGGGCCGTCAACTGATCTCGAAGTTCAAGCTCGACGCGAACGCCGACCCGCAAGCGTACGGGATCGGCATCAAGGAACTGTGGGAAATCGATCCGGCCAAGCACAAGCCGGGCCTCGTGATCCACACGGCCGGCTGGCCGCTGAAGTCCGATACCTACGGCGGCTCGTTCCTGTATCACATGGACAACAACCAGGTCGTGGTCGGTTTCGTGGTCGGCCTCGGCTACACGAACCCGTACCTGTCGCCGTTCGAGGAATTCCAGCGCTACAAGACGCATCCGTCGATCCGCGCATTCCTCGAAGGCGGCAAGCGCGTGTCGTACGGCGCGCGTGCGATCACCGCGGGCGGGCTGCTGTCGCTGCCGAAGACGGTGTTCCCGGGCGGCGCGCTGATCGGCGACGACGCGGGCTTCCTGAACGCATCGCGGATCAAGGGCAGCCACGCGGCGATCAAGACCGGGATGCTGGCGGCGGACGCCGCGTTCGACGCGGTGCAGGCCGGCCGCCAGTCGGACGAGCTCAACGCATACCCGGACGCCTTCAAGCAATCGTGGCTGTACACGGAGCTGTACCGCGCGCGCAACTTCAAGCAGTGGATGGCCAAGGGCCTGTATCTCGGCACGCTGATGGTCGGGCTCGAGCAGAAGGTGATGGGCGGCAACGTGCCGTGGACGCTGCGCCACAAGCATGCGGACCACGAGATGCTGAAGCCGGCGTCGCAGTGCGAGCCGATCGAGTATCCGAAGCCGGACGGCAAGCTGACGTTCGACCGGCTGTCGTCGGTGTTCATCTCGAACACGAACCATGAAGAGAACCAACCGGCGCATTTGACACTGAAAGATGCGAACGTGCCGGTGAACGTGAACCTGCACACGTACGCGGGGCCGGAGGGGCGCTTCTGCCCGGCGGCGGTGTACGAGTTCGTGAAGAACGACGACGGCAGCGACCGGCTGGTGATCAACGCGCAGAACTGCGTGCACTGCAAGACCTGCGATATCAAGGACCCGACGCAGAACATCGTGTGGGTCACGCCGGAAGGCGGCGGCGGGCCGAATTACCCGAACATGTAA
- a CDS encoding 3-hydroxybutyryl-CoA dehydrogenase: MAIEIVGVVGAGTMGNGIAQTAAVAGLNVVMIDVSDAALDKGIATLKGSLERLVSKDKLDAAARDAALARITTSTDYAKLASADIVIEAATENVELKGRILKQIEAVARPDAIIATNTSSISITALAAPLADPSRFVGMHFFNPVPLMPLVEIIRGLQTSDETASAVRALTERFDKSPIGVRNAPGFVVNRILVPMINEAFFVLAEGIASAEEIDAGMKLGANHPIGPLALADLVGLDVCLAVMDVFVKDFGDPKYRACPLLREMVSAGRLGRKTGRGVYDYSK; encoded by the coding sequence ATGGCCATCGAAATCGTCGGCGTCGTGGGCGCCGGAACCATGGGCAACGGCATTGCGCAAACCGCCGCCGTTGCGGGACTCAACGTCGTGATGATCGACGTCAGCGACGCGGCGCTCGACAAGGGTATCGCGACGCTGAAGGGCAGCCTCGAGCGGCTCGTGTCGAAGGACAAGCTCGACGCGGCTGCACGCGACGCGGCGCTGGCGCGCATCACGACGTCGACCGACTACGCGAAGCTCGCGTCGGCCGACATCGTGATCGAAGCCGCAACCGAGAACGTCGAGCTGAAGGGCCGCATCCTGAAGCAGATCGAGGCCGTTGCACGGCCGGACGCGATCATCGCGACCAACACGTCGTCGATCTCGATCACCGCGCTCGCGGCGCCGCTCGCCGATCCGTCGCGCTTCGTCGGCATGCACTTCTTCAACCCGGTGCCGCTGATGCCGCTCGTCGAGATCATCCGCGGGCTGCAGACGAGCGATGAAACCGCATCGGCCGTGCGCGCGCTGACCGAGCGTTTCGACAAGTCGCCGATCGGCGTGCGCAATGCGCCGGGCTTCGTCGTGAACCGGATTCTCGTGCCGATGATCAACGAAGCGTTCTTCGTGCTGGCCGAAGGCATCGCGTCGGCCGAGGAGATCGACGCGGGGATGAAGCTCGGCGCGAACCACCCGATCGGGCCGCTCGCGTTGGCCGATCTCGTCGGCCTCGACGTGTGCCTCGCGGTGATGGACGTGTTCGTGAAGGATTTCGGCGATCCGAAGTATCGCGCGTGCCCGTTGCTGCGCGAGATGGTGTCGGCCGGGCGGCTCGGGCGCAAGACGGGGCGCGGGGTGTACGACTACAGCAAGTAA
- the bktB gene encoding beta-ketothiolase BktB, translating into MSNAAKEVVVVSGVRTAIGDFGGSLKDFSPTDLGAKVVREVLSRANVPGDAVGHVVFGHVVNTEPKDMYLARVAAIDGGVAQHAPALTVNRLCGSGLQAIVSAAQTIMLGDADVAIGGGSENMSRAPYTVPAARFGQRMGDGKLVDMMLGALHDPFQTIHMGVTAENVARKYDISREKQDALALESHRRAARAIAEGRFKDQILPVSIRTKKGEVAFDTDEHVRHDASEDDFTKLRPVFAKENGTVTAGNASGINDAAAAVLMMSADAARAQGVKPLARLVAYAHAGVDPAYMGIGPVPATQKALERAGLKITDLDVIEANEAFAAQACAVTQELGLDPAKVNPNGSGISLGHPIGATGALITVKALYELKRIGGRYALVTMCIGGGQGIAAIFENI; encoded by the coding sequence ATGAGCAATGCAGCGAAAGAAGTCGTGGTGGTGAGCGGTGTCCGTACCGCGATCGGTGATTTCGGCGGCAGCCTGAAGGATTTCTCGCCGACCGACCTCGGTGCGAAAGTCGTGCGCGAAGTGCTGTCGCGCGCAAACGTGCCGGGCGACGCGGTCGGGCACGTCGTGTTCGGCCACGTCGTGAACACCGAGCCGAAGGACATGTATCTCGCGCGGGTCGCGGCGATCGACGGCGGCGTTGCGCAGCACGCGCCCGCGCTGACCGTGAACCGCCTGTGCGGCTCGGGCCTGCAGGCGATCGTGTCGGCCGCGCAGACGATCATGCTCGGCGATGCCGACGTCGCGATCGGCGGCGGGTCGGAGAACATGAGCCGCGCGCCGTACACCGTGCCGGCCGCACGCTTCGGCCAGCGCATGGGCGACGGCAAGCTCGTCGACATGATGCTCGGCGCGTTGCACGACCCGTTCCAGACGATCCACATGGGCGTGACGGCCGAGAACGTCGCACGCAAGTACGACATCTCGCGCGAGAAGCAGGATGCGCTCGCGCTCGAATCGCATCGTCGCGCGGCGCGCGCGATCGCGGAAGGGCGCTTCAAGGATCAGATCCTGCCGGTTTCGATCCGCACGAAGAAGGGCGAAGTCGCGTTCGACACCGACGAGCACGTGCGTCACGACGCGAGCGAGGACGATTTCACGAAGCTGCGCCCGGTGTTCGCGAAGGAGAACGGCACGGTGACGGCCGGCAACGCGTCGGGCATCAACGATGCGGCCGCGGCCGTGCTGATGATGAGCGCGGATGCCGCGCGCGCGCAGGGCGTGAAGCCGCTCGCGCGTCTGGTCGCGTATGCGCACGCGGGTGTCGATCCGGCCTACATGGGCATCGGCCCGGTGCCGGCCACGCAGAAGGCGCTGGAGCGCGCGGGCCTGAAGATCACCGATCTCGACGTGATCGAGGCGAACGAGGCGTTCGCGGCGCAGGCCTGCGCGGTCACGCAGGAGCTCGGCCTCGATCCCGCGAAGGTCAACCCGAACGGGTCGGGCATCTCGCTCGGTCACCCGATCGGCGCGACCGGCGCGCTGATCACGGTCAAGGCGCTGTACGAGCTGAAGCGCATCGGCGGGCGTTATGCGCTCGTGACGATGTGTATCGGCGGCGGCCAGGGGATTGCTGCGATCTTCGAGAACATCTGA
- a CDS encoding acyl-CoA dehydrogenase, producing MSYNAPVKDMLFVLKELAGIDTVAQLPGFEDAGYDTAQAVLEESAKFCGEVLAPLNVEGDRNPSSLKDGVVTATPGFAQAFRQFVEGGWQGLQHPTEYDGQGLPKLIATPCIEMLNASNLSFALCPLLTDGAIEALLTAGTDEQKQRYVPKLISGEWTGTMNLTEPQAGSDLALVRSRAEPQGDGTYKVFGTKIFITWGEHDMADNIVHLVLARTPNAPEGVKGISLFIVPKFLVNEDGSLGARNDVHCVSIEHKLGIKASPTAGLQYGDHGGAIGYLVGEENRGLEYMFIMMNAARFGVGMQGIGVADRAYQKAAEFAKERVQSRPVDGSAKQSVTIIHHPDVRRMLGTMRALTEGARSLAYVAAAHSDIAHRHSDEATRARHQAIYEYLVPVVKGWSTEMVNDVASLGVQVHGGMGFIEETGAAQYYRDARILAIYEGTTAIQANDLVGRKTMRDGGAVAKALIAEIGETVAALGKLDGAAAASMKAQLEKGARALSSVVDYVVANVKQDPNAVFAGSVPYLKLAGVVLCGWQMARALLAAQAQRASDPAFFDAKIAIAQCYAEHILVQAGGLEASIVGTKGNESVLALTEDQF from the coding sequence ATGAGCTATAACGCCCCCGTCAAGGACATGCTGTTCGTGCTGAAGGAACTCGCGGGCATCGACACCGTTGCGCAGCTGCCGGGCTTCGAGGATGCCGGTTACGACACGGCGCAGGCCGTGCTGGAGGAATCCGCGAAGTTCTGCGGCGAGGTGCTGGCGCCGCTGAACGTCGAAGGCGACCGCAACCCGAGCAGCTTGAAGGACGGTGTCGTGACCGCGACGCCGGGCTTCGCGCAAGCGTTCCGCCAGTTCGTTGAAGGCGGCTGGCAGGGGCTGCAGCATCCGACCGAGTACGACGGCCAGGGGCTGCCGAAGCTGATCGCGACGCCGTGCATCGAGATGCTGAACGCGTCGAACCTGTCGTTCGCGCTGTGCCCGCTGCTGACCGACGGCGCGATCGAGGCGCTGCTGACGGCCGGCACCGACGAGCAGAAGCAGCGCTACGTGCCGAAGCTGATCTCCGGCGAATGGACCGGCACGATGAACCTGACCGAGCCGCAGGCCGGCTCCGATCTCGCGCTGGTGCGCTCGCGCGCCGAGCCGCAGGGCGACGGCACGTACAAGGTGTTCGGCACGAAGATCTTCATCACGTGGGGCGAGCACGACATGGCGGACAACATCGTCCACCTGGTGCTGGCGCGCACGCCGAACGCACCGGAAGGCGTGAAGGGCATTTCGCTGTTCATCGTGCCGAAGTTCCTGGTGAACGAGGACGGCTCGCTTGGCGCGCGCAACGACGTGCACTGCGTGTCGATCGAGCACAAGCTGGGGATCAAGGCGAGCCCGACGGCGGGGCTGCAATACGGCGACCACGGCGGCGCGATCGGCTACCTGGTGGGCGAGGAGAACCGCGGCCTCGAATACATGTTCATCATGATGAACGCGGCGCGCTTCGGCGTCGGGATGCAGGGGATCGGCGTGGCCGACCGCGCGTACCAGAAGGCGGCGGAATTCGCGAAGGAACGGGTGCAGAGCCGCCCGGTGGACGGGTCGGCGAAGCAGTCGGTGACGATCATTCACCACCCGGATGTGCGGCGGATGCTCGGCACGATGCGTGCACTGACCGAAGGCGCGCGTTCGCTGGCCTATGTGGCAGCGGCGCACAGCGACATTGCCCACCGCCATTCGGACGAGGCGACACGAGCGCGTCATCAGGCAATCTACGAGTATCTGGTGCCGGTGGTAAAGGGCTGGAGCACGGAGATGGTGAACGATGTGGCGAGCCTGGGTGTGCAAGTGCACGGCGGGATGGGCTTCATCGAGGAGACGGGCGCGGCGCAGTATTACCGCGATGCGCGGATCCTGGCGATCTACGAAGGGACGACGGCGATCCAGGCGAACGACCTGGTGGGCCGCAAGACGATGCGCGACGGCGGCGCGGTGGCGAAGGCGTTGATTGCGGAGATCGGCGAGACGGTGGCGGCGCTGGGCAAGCTGGACGGCGCGGCGGCCGCGTCGATGAAGGCGCAGCTGGAGAAGGGTGCGCGCGCGTTGTCGTCGGTGGTGGATTACGTGGTGGCGAACGTGAAGCAGGACCCGAACGCGGTGTTCGCGGGCAGCGTGCCGTACCTGAAGCTGGCGGGCGTGGTGCTGTGCGGGTGGCAGATGGCGCGCGCGCTGCTGGCGGCGCAGGCGCAGCGTGCGAGCGACCCGGCGTTCTTCGACGCGAAGATCGCGATCGCGCAATGCTACGCGGAGCACATTCTGGTGCAGGCGGGCGGGCTCGAAGCGTCGATCGTCGGCACGAAGGGCAACGAGAGCGTGCTCGCGTTGACGGAAGATCAGTTCTGA